One segment of Dehalococcoidia bacterium DNA contains the following:
- a CDS encoding PilZ domain-containing protein, whose amino-acid sequence AWHEQALFYRLIQPGKNRWNAAFWCGSPSVVRRAALEDVGGVATETITEDIHTSVRMHARGWKTVYHNETLAYGIAPQTFHAFAVQRLRWAQGTMQLLRSPDNPLIRPGLTLAQRLNYFASMMTYFDSYQKLVYLLAPSIVLTTGLLPLDVPATAYLLNWVPYFGLTLLANVALGRGQFRFLLVEQYNLLKMFVFLWATTVLVWPRRLTFRVTPKRVDTSVSQMERVLLQPQIALLVVIGLSVVLALVNLIWGITTTYSRPDIILAMVGWAVANAGILALGIRAVLQRLHARATYRFPVQVTIGLTDVAGRLVKGKAVDLSPTGVGVCFGEPVTLGKAVSVVIELPSGLIGARGEVRYVAPQPDGNIKVGVRFIALHPADRERLIFFLYVVAPRSLTLAPPAPAPVARVA is encoded by the coding sequence GCCTGGCATGAGCAGGCGCTGTTCTATCGGCTGATCCAGCCGGGGAAGAACCGGTGGAATGCGGCGTTCTGGTGTGGGAGCCCGTCGGTGGTGCGGCGAGCGGCGCTGGAGGATGTTGGGGGGGTAGCGACCGAGACCATCACCGAGGATATCCATACCTCAGTCCGGATGCACGCTCGCGGCTGGAAGACGGTCTATCACAACGAGACACTCGCCTACGGCATTGCGCCGCAGACGTTTCACGCGTTTGCGGTGCAGCGGCTCCGCTGGGCGCAGGGGACGATGCAGCTGCTCCGGAGCCCTGACAATCCGCTCATTCGGCCTGGTCTGACGCTCGCCCAACGGCTGAACTATTTCGCCTCGATGATGACGTATTTCGACTCCTACCAGAAGTTGGTTTACCTCCTCGCTCCGTCGATCGTTCTCACGACTGGCCTGTTGCCTCTCGATGTTCCGGCCACTGCATATCTTCTCAATTGGGTCCCCTACTTCGGACTGACTTTGCTCGCAAATGTCGCCCTGGGGCGGGGACAGTTCCGCTTCTTGCTCGTCGAGCAGTACAACCTGCTGAAAATGTTTGTCTTTCTGTGGGCGACGACAGTGCTCGTCTGGCCGCGCCGGCTGACCTTCCGAGTAACTCCCAAGCGTGTTGATACGTCGGTTTCGCAGATGGAGCGCGTCCTGCTCCAGCCGCAGATCGCGCTCCTTGTCGTCATCGGGCTGAGCGTTGTGCTCGCGCTCGTCAATCTGATCTGGGGGATCACGACGACCTACAGCCGTCCGGACATCATTCTCGCGATGGTGGGCTGGGCGGTGGCGAACGCGGGGATCTTGGCGCTCGGCATTCGCGCAGTGCTGCAGCGGCTCCACGCACGCGCGACGTATCGTTTCCCTGTCCAAGTGACCATCGGGCTGACTGATGTCGCTGGCCGTCTCGTCAAGGGGAAGGCGGTTGATCTGTCGCCGACGGGGGTGGGCGTCTGCTTTGGCGAGCCGGTCACGCTTGGCAAAGCGGTGAGCGTCGTCATCGAACTGCCCTCCGGGCTGATTGGGGCGCGCGGGGAGGTGCGCTATGTCGCGCCCCAGCCAGACGGCAATATCAAGGTCGGCGTCCGGTTCATTGCGCTCCATCCCGCCGACCGCGAGCGGCTGATCTTCTTCCTCTACGTTGTGGCGCCGCGCTCGCTCACCCTCGCGCCGCCTGCTCCCGCGCCGGTGGCGCGCGTCGCCTGA
- a CDS encoding nitrate/sulfonate/bicarbonate ABC transporter ATP-binding protein, with the protein MAQFFLSPAAPAEQETLLVASEIVKYYDGGGNSRERVLVLDRVSLELRPGEIVALLGPSGSGKSTLLRILAGLVPPSAGEVRVHGRPLQGPNPSVAMVFQTFALYPWLTVLQNVELGLLSKGVPPEVRRAKALEMIDLIGLDGFEAAYPRELSGGMKQRVGFARALVVEPEILLMDEPFSALDVLVAENLRRELFDLWLSRRIPTRAILLVTHNIEEAVRLADRLLVFSANPGRIRAELPGLPVTERRFQSPASSQLVDTIYRIMTNPREDVAKLLPGARPVQEAAPLPTYQMLPHVAIGEISGLIEQLHALGGWRGLDDLARDLQLEVDELLPIVEAADLLDFAEVEEGDVRLTAEGERFAAASILEKKEIFRRQALVRVELIRRIAEELRAAPKGRLSDHRLIAELEEAFSPGEARRQLDTAIDWARYAEVFGYDDEKGEFFLDDPQPSPPPR; encoded by the coding sequence ATGGCTCAGTTCTTTCTCTCCCCGGCCGCGCCGGCAGAGCAGGAGACCCTGCTTGTCGCGAGCGAGATTGTGAAGTACTACGACGGCGGCGGGAACAGCCGGGAGCGCGTGCTCGTGCTCGACCGCGTCAGCCTCGAGCTTCGTCCAGGCGAGATCGTCGCCCTGCTCGGCCCCTCCGGGTCCGGGAAATCGACGCTGCTGCGGATCCTCGCCGGCCTTGTCCCCCCCTCAGCAGGCGAGGTGAGGGTCCATGGCCGTCCGCTGCAGGGGCCGAACCCCTCGGTCGCTATGGTCTTCCAGACGTTCGCCCTCTATCCCTGGCTGACCGTCCTGCAGAACGTCGAATTGGGGCTGTTGTCGAAGGGCGTGCCCCCCGAGGTGCGCCGGGCCAAAGCGCTCGAGATGATCGACCTCATCGGGCTCGACGGCTTCGAAGCCGCCTATCCGCGCGAACTGTCCGGCGGCATGAAGCAGCGGGTCGGCTTCGCGCGCGCGCTCGTCGTCGAACCAGAAATTCTGCTGATGGACGAGCCGTTCTCGGCGCTCGACGTGCTTGTCGCGGAGAACCTGCGTCGAGAACTGTTCGACTTGTGGCTGTCGCGCCGCATTCCGACCCGGGCGATCCTCCTCGTGACGCATAACATCGAAGAGGCGGTGCGGCTCGCCGACCGGCTCCTCGTCTTCAGCGCCAATCCCGGCCGCATCCGGGCTGAACTGCCAGGGCTTCCTGTCACAGAGCGGCGCTTCCAAAGCCCTGCCTCCTCCCAGCTGGTCGACACGATTTACCGGATCATGACGAACCCGCGCGAAGATGTCGCGAAGCTGCTGCCCGGCGCGCGGCCGGTCCAAGAGGCTGCGCCGCTGCCGACGTATCAGATGCTGCCGCATGTCGCCATCGGCGAGATCTCGGGGCTCATCGAGCAGCTCCACGCCTTGGGCGGCTGGCGCGGCCTTGATGATCTGGCGCGGGATCTCCAGCTGGAAGTCGACGAACTGCTGCCCATCGTCGAAGCGGCCGACCTGCTCGATTTTGCGGAGGTTGAGGAAGGAGATGTCCGCCTAACGGCAGAAGGAGAGCGCTTCGCTGCGGCAAGCATTCTTGAGAAGAAAGAGATCTTCCGCCGGCAGGCCCTCGTTCGAGTGGAGCTGATCCGCCGAATCGCCGAGGAGCTCCGCGCTGCGCCGAAAGGACGGCTAAGCGACCACCGGCTGATTGCCGAACTGGAGGAAGCGTTCAGTCCGGGCGAAGCGCGGCGGCAACTTGATACCGCGATCGATTGGGCGCGTTATGCCGAGGTGTTCGGCTATGACGATGAAAAGGGCGAGTTCTTTCTCGACGATCCGCAGCCTTCTCCGCCGCCACGGTAG
- a CDS encoding ABC transporter permease subunit: MIETRLPQPPLSSQQGAPKRFSPWSDGAVLLGLAAVTVGIVELAARWAAPMTPTVEIDLSPWALPGYAALSTARMALAYLLSLSFSLVYARIVVTSRLAERVLIPILDILQSIPILSFLPGVVLALVALLPGSNVGLELAAIVLIFTSQAWNMTFGFYHSLITIPSELREVAAIHRLNGWQRFTRLELPFGAIPLVWNSMMSWAGGWFFLMAAEQFTLGEQSFQLPGLGAYLRTAADEGDIAALFLGLATLVAVIVLLDQLVWRPVIAWADRFKVEQTEAALAPTSAVLTALRRSAVLDWLGRRFLQPLARLLDTLGGRLFPAPSRSSSPSPSRPGTRFLILAGGALAGAGVAAFGIWGIVGAARLLAALSPGDWLAIGVATGATFLRVAAALLIGAAWTIPVGVAIGLNPRLAQRAQPIVQVVASIPATALFPALLLLLLTLPGGLNVAAVGLMLLGTQWYVLFNVIAGAMAIPNDLREAAALYRLTGWRRWRYLILPGIFPSFLTGVITATGGAWNASIVAEFVTFGQETIQTVGLGATIAQSAAAGDFSTLLASTLTMSAVVVLINRLLWRRLAALSERRFRLD; encoded by the coding sequence ATGATCGAGACGCGACTTCCTCAACCTCCCCTCAGCAGCCAGCAGGGTGCACCGAAGCGGTTCTCGCCCTGGTCCGACGGAGCGGTGCTCCTCGGCCTGGCGGCCGTCACGGTCGGCATCGTCGAACTTGCCGCCCGCTGGGCTGCCCCCATGACCCCGACTGTCGAAATCGACCTCTCGCCCTGGGCATTGCCCGGCTACGCCGCGCTCTCGACAGCGCGGATGGCGCTGGCGTATCTCCTTTCGCTCAGCTTCAGCCTCGTCTACGCCCGCATCGTGGTGACAAGCCGGCTGGCCGAACGGGTGCTCATTCCCATTCTCGACATCCTGCAGAGCATCCCGATCCTTTCGTTTCTGCCGGGTGTCGTGCTGGCCTTGGTCGCGCTCCTGCCAGGGAGCAACGTCGGGCTGGAACTCGCTGCCATCGTCCTGATCTTCACCAGCCAAGCGTGGAACATGACGTTCGGGTTCTATCACTCGCTGATCACCATCCCCTCCGAACTGCGTGAGGTTGCGGCCATCCATCGCCTCAACGGCTGGCAGCGGTTTACTCGATTGGAGCTGCCGTTCGGCGCGATCCCGTTGGTCTGGAACTCGATGATGAGCTGGGCGGGCGGCTGGTTCTTCCTCATGGCAGCCGAACAGTTCACCCTCGGCGAGCAGAGCTTTCAGCTGCCCGGCCTCGGGGCCTACCTGCGCACCGCGGCCGACGAGGGGGACATCGCCGCTCTCTTCCTCGGCCTAGCGACGCTGGTGGCTGTGATCGTGCTCCTCGACCAGCTGGTGTGGCGGCCGGTGATCGCCTGGGCCGACCGCTTCAAGGTGGAACAGACGGAAGCCGCGCTCGCCCCCACGTCCGCCGTGCTCACGGCGCTCCGCCGCTCTGCAGTGCTCGACTGGCTTGGGCGGCGCTTTCTCCAGCCGCTCGCGCGTCTTCTCGACACCCTCGGCGGGCGGCTGTTTCCGGCGCCATCGCGCAGCAGCTCCCCCTCGCCATCGCGGCCGGGCACCCGCTTTCTCATCTTGGCGGGCGGCGCGCTCGCTGGAGCCGGGGTCGCTGCCTTCGGCATCTGGGGCATTGTCGGCGCGGCACGGCTGCTCGCAGCGCTGTCGCCCGGCGATTGGCTCGCGATCGGCGTCGCCACCGGCGCAACCTTTCTTCGGGTGGCCGCCGCCCTCCTCATCGGCGCGGCGTGGACGATCCCGGTCGGGGTCGCGATCGGCCTCAACCCGCGGCTGGCGCAGCGGGCGCAGCCGATCGTGCAGGTCGTCGCTTCCATCCCGGCAACTGCGCTCTTTCCTGCGCTGCTGCTCCTTTTGCTGACGCTGCCCGGGGGACTGAATGTAGCCGCTGTGGGCCTGATGCTGCTCGGCACGCAGTGGTACGTCCTCTTCAATGTGATTGCGGGCGCGATGGCCATTCCCAACGATCTGCGCGAAGCCGCTGCCCTCTACCGGCTGACCGGCTGGCGGCGCTGGCGCTATCTCATTCTGCCCGGAATTTTCCCCTCGTTCCTGACAGGCGTGATCACGGCGACCGGCGGCGCCTGGAACGCGAGCATCGTCGCCGAATTTGTCACCTTCGGCCAAGAGACGATCCAGACAGTCGGCTTGGGCGCCACTATCGCGCAAAGCGCGGCGGCGGGCGACTTCTCAACCTTGCTGGCAAGCACGCTGACAATGTCTGCCGTGGTGGTGCTGATCAATCGGCTCCTCTGGCGGCGGCTTGCGGCTCTCAGCGAGCGGCGCTTCCGGCTTGACTGA
- a CDS encoding valine--tRNA ligase yields the protein MTETERALPMDKAYDPRAVEDRIYQFWLEGGWFTPKIEPGRPIFSMIMPPPNVTGELHLGHALTATIEDTLTRWHRMLGDVTLWLPGTDHAAIYAQIVVERELAKEGVTRQELGREKFLEKMWEWMEKYGTIISLQHRKLGASCDWTRERFTLDPISTRAVRQTFYNLYHKGLIYRGERIINWSPKAQTALSDLEVEFEEVDGHLWYVRYPIEGEPETFITVATTRPETILGDTGVAVHPDDPRYRHLIGKHAILPIIGRRLPIVADEAVDPEFGTGAVKVTPAHDATDFEIGLRHNLPRVLVMNLDATMNENAGPYAGLDRYECRARLVEDLAAQGLLVKTEPYRHAVGHSERTGEPIEPIVSLQWWMSMKPLAEPALAAVRNGEITIVPERFTKDYIRWLENIRDWCISRQIWWGFRIPVWYCQACGATIVPLTDPDRCPECGSADLEQDPDSLDTWFSSALWPHSTLGWPEETEDFRTFYPTTVMETGYDILFFWVIRMVMLGIENTGKVPFRYVYLHGLVRDELGRKMSKSLGNVVNPLTLMETYGTDALRFALATGSSPGNDMRLTTTRLEAGRNFVNKVWNASRFVISLQDGEDRADAPLKLADRWILSRTQRVVADVNRLLGDFNLGEAGRIAETFFWEEFCDWYLEVAKVDAREAKERGIQSAAPEVAWQVLDTMLRLLHPFIPFVTEEIWRHLATAPRPTGEFRSEALIIAPYPKPDETLIDPDAERSWTTVMEAIRAVRNVRTEEKVEAKRWIPATFVAGNHAGMYAAQASAIRQLARIDPLTIVETLAEPPKDAIALILDGAEVYLPREGLVDVEEEKARLRDERARTEDEVARVRARLANEQFITKAPAAVVAKEREKLAAAEARLAKIIERLAALG from the coding sequence ATGACCGAGACGGAGCGCGCCTTGCCGATGGACAAAGCGTACGATCCGCGCGCCGTCGAGGACCGGATCTATCAGTTTTGGCTTGAGGGCGGCTGGTTTACGCCGAAGATCGAGCCGGGCCGACCGATCTTCTCCATGATCATGCCGCCGCCGAACGTCACCGGCGAACTCCATCTCGGCCATGCCCTCACCGCCACCATCGAGGACACCCTTACTCGGTGGCACCGGATGCTCGGCGATGTCACCTTGTGGCTGCCGGGCACTGACCACGCCGCAATCTACGCCCAGATCGTCGTCGAACGGGAGCTCGCCAAAGAGGGAGTGACCCGGCAGGAGCTCGGCCGCGAGAAGTTCCTCGAGAAGATGTGGGAGTGGATGGAGAAGTACGGCACGATCATCTCTCTCCAACACCGCAAGCTGGGCGCCTCCTGCGACTGGACGCGCGAGCGCTTTACCCTCGACCCCATCTCCACCCGCGCTGTCCGCCAAACCTTCTACAACCTCTACCACAAGGGGCTGATCTATCGCGGCGAGCGCATCATCAACTGGAGCCCCAAAGCGCAGACTGCCCTCTCCGACCTTGAAGTCGAGTTTGAAGAGGTCGACGGGCATCTCTGGTATGTCCGCTACCCCATTGAGGGAGAGCCGGAGACCTTCATCACGGTGGCGACCACCCGGCCCGAGACGATCCTCGGCGACACCGGCGTGGCAGTTCACCCCGACGACCCGCGCTACCGCCACCTGATCGGCAAGCACGCCATTCTCCCGATTATCGGCCGCCGGCTGCCCATCGTGGCCGACGAGGCGGTTGACCCCGAGTTCGGCACGGGGGCCGTGAAGGTGACCCCCGCCCACGATGCGACCGACTTCGAGATCGGCCTCCGTCACAACCTCCCCCGCGTCTTGGTGATGAACCTCGACGCGACGATGAATGAGAATGCCGGACCGTACGCCGGGCTCGACCGCTATGAATGCCGCGCCCGCTTGGTCGAAGACCTTGCCGCCCAAGGACTGCTCGTCAAGACCGAGCCGTATCGCCATGCTGTCGGCCACTCCGAGCGCACGGGCGAGCCGATCGAACCGATCGTCTCCCTCCAGTGGTGGATGTCGATGAAGCCGCTCGCAGAGCCGGCACTCGCCGCTGTCCGCAACGGAGAGATCACGATCGTTCCCGAGCGCTTCACAAAGGACTACATCCGCTGGCTGGAGAACATCCGCGACTGGTGCATCTCGCGCCAGATCTGGTGGGGGTTCCGCATTCCGGTCTGGTACTGCCAAGCGTGCGGCGCGACGATCGTGCCGCTCACCGACCCCGACCGCTGTCCGGAGTGCGGCTCGGCCGACCTCGAGCAAGACCCAGACTCGCTCGATACCTGGTTCTCATCGGCGCTCTGGCCCCACTCCACGCTCGGCTGGCCGGAGGAGACGGAGGACTTCCGCACCTTCTACCCAACCACGGTGATGGAAACCGGCTACGACATCCTCTTCTTCTGGGTCATCCGGATGGTGATGCTCGGGATCGAGAACACGGGGAAGGTGCCTTTCCGTTACGTCTACCTGCACGGTCTTGTCCGCGACGAGCTCGGCCGCAAGATGTCGAAATCGCTCGGCAACGTGGTCAACCCGCTCACCCTAATGGAGACCTACGGCACCGACGCCTTGCGCTTCGCGCTTGCCACCGGCTCCAGCCCCGGCAACGATATGCGCCTGACGACCACCCGCCTTGAAGCGGGACGCAACTTCGTCAATAAGGTGTGGAACGCCTCGCGCTTTGTCATCTCGCTGCAGGATGGGGAAGACCGCGCTGACGCGCCGCTGAAGCTGGCTGACCGTTGGATCTTGAGCCGAACGCAGCGCGTCGTCGCCGATGTCAACCGCCTGCTTGGCGACTTCAACCTCGGGGAAGCAGGCCGCATCGCGGAAACCTTCTTCTGGGAGGAATTCTGCGACTGGTATCTTGAGGTCGCGAAGGTGGATGCCCGCGAGGCGAAGGAGCGCGGGATCCAGAGCGCGGCGCCCGAGGTCGCGTGGCAGGTGCTCGATACGATGCTGCGCCTGCTCCACCCCTTCATCCCGTTCGTGACAGAAGAGATCTGGCGGCACCTCGCGACTGCCCCCCGCCCAACCGGCGAATTCCGGAGCGAGGCGCTCATCATCGCGCCCTATCCCAAGCCGGACGAGACCCTGATCGACCCCGATGCAGAGCGAAGTTGGACGACTGTCATGGAGGCGATCCGCGCCGTGCGCAACGTCCGGACTGAGGAGAAAGTGGAAGCGAAGCGCTGGATCCCGGCTACGTTCGTCGCCGGCAACCACGCCGGGATGTATGCGGCCCAAGCGTCCGCAATCCGTCAGCTCGCTCGCATCGACCCGCTCACCATCGTCGAAACGCTCGCCGAGCCGCCCAAGGATGCCATCGCGCTGATCCTCGACGGCGCCGAAGTCTACCTTCCGCGAGAAGGGCTCGTTGACGTTGAAGAGGAAAAGGCGCGGCTTCGCGACGAACGTGCCCGCACTGAGGATGAGGTTGCCCGCGTCCGCGCCCGGCTCGCCAACGAGCAGTTTATTACCAAAGCGCCGGCCGCAGTCGTCGCGAAGGAGCGCGAGAAGCTCGCTGCGGCCGAAGCTCGCCTCGCCAAGATCATCGAGCGCCTCGCCGCGCTCGGGTGA
- a CDS encoding cellulase family glycosylhydrolase: MIVRLALVMLLLALVIGGVAIARPPAESLRYAVHTVRIHDRPMRLVAEAGFGWVVQLLAWREVEPSPGEFYWEYPDAILRAADYYGVRVVLRLDHQPAWARPGRTNGPPRDPTLYPAFVSRVAERYRGRVAGYIIWNEPNLAHEWGGDPPDPEAYARLLGDAAAAVRAADPNALVIAAGLAPTNEMSARAMDDRVFLRRQLAAPGGRDFDVLAAHAYGFGLPPDAPAEANGGLNIRRIEQQRAILVEAGLADRPIWITELGWTVDPTSPVGGPAVSEEQRGRYLVEAFALAAREWPWVGMVTVWSLGADEPDDDNQAGFRLAEPGYEATKPSWDALRTMPKGAPPRPVRQPSCPIPLRLLPASCLLFGLHRRPIEILAADVPVHLGDQPDLAAPWRPLHGFGRLALSWRGEFYVDNPAGQWELTLQALQPNDRGNRILINGQLLDPPYWPGRDWDYASYWTRLRFRVPEGVLRSGLNILEIRVGQWLPAFQVAANRWEDVQVRDIRLVPVGW, from the coding sequence ATGATCGTCCGGCTGGCGCTCGTGATGCTCCTGCTCGCGCTGGTGATCGGCGGCGTGGCAATCGCCCGCCCCCCGGCCGAGTCCCTGCGCTACGCCGTGCACACGGTGCGCATTCACGACCGGCCGATGCGCCTCGTGGCCGAGGCCGGCTTTGGTTGGGTCGTTCAACTGCTCGCCTGGCGCGAGGTCGAGCCGTCGCCCGGCGAGTTCTACTGGGAGTATCCCGACGCCATTCTCCGCGCCGCCGACTATTACGGGGTGCGGGTCGTCCTGCGGCTCGACCACCAGCCGGCTTGGGCACGGCCCGGGCGGACAAACGGACCGCCGCGCGACCCCACGCTCTACCCCGCATTTGTCTCGCGGGTCGCCGAGCGCTACCGCGGGCGCGTCGCCGGCTACATCATCTGGAACGAGCCGAACCTCGCCCACGAATGGGGCGGCGACCCCCCCGACCCTGAAGCCTACGCCCGGCTGCTCGGCGACGCGGCAGCAGCAGTACGCGCCGCCGACCCGAACGCCCTCGTCATTGCCGCCGGGCTCGCGCCAACCAACGAGATGAGCGCCCGGGCGATGGACGACCGCGTGTTCCTGCGCCGCCAGCTTGCCGCCCCCGGCGGACGCGATTTCGACGTTCTGGCCGCGCACGCCTACGGCTTCGGCCTGCCGCCGGATGCCCCCGCCGAGGCCAACGGCGGTCTGAACATTCGGCGCATCGAACAGCAGCGCGCGATCCTAGTCGAAGCCGGCCTTGCCGACCGGCCGATCTGGATCACGGAGCTCGGCTGGACTGTCGACCCGACCTCACCCGTTGGCGGGCCGGCAGTGAGCGAGGAGCAGCGCGGCCGCTACCTCGTGGAAGCCTTCGCCCTCGCCGCGCGCGAATGGCCGTGGGTCGGGATGGTAACCGTCTGGAGCCTCGGCGCCGACGAGCCGGATGATGACAATCAGGCGGGCTTTCGGCTCGCCGAGCCGGGCTACGAGGCGACAAAACCGAGCTGGGACGCCTTGCGCACGATGCCCAAGGGCGCGCCGCCCCGCCCGGTCCGTCAGCCGTCATGCCCGATCCCGCTGCGCCTCCTCCCGGCAAGCTGTCTGCTTTTCGGCCTTCACCGCCGCCCGATCGAGATCCTCGCCGCCGACGTGCCGGTCCACCTCGGCGACCAACCAGACCTCGCCGCGCCCTGGCGGCCCCTCCACGGGTTCGGCCGGCTGGCGCTCAGTTGGCGCGGCGAGTTTTATGTCGATAACCCCGCCGGGCAGTGGGAGCTGACGCTCCAAGCACTCCAGCCGAACGACCGCGGCAACCGCATCCTGATCAATGGCCAGCTGCTCGACCCTCCCTACTGGCCCGGCCGCGACTGGGACTATGCGTCCTACTGGACGCGGCTCCGCTTCCGCGTTCCGGAGGGGGTGCTCCGCTCGGGGCTGAACATCCTTGAGATCCGCGTCGGACAGTGGCTGCCGGCGTTCCAAGTTGCGGCTAACCGCTGGGAGGATGTCCAAGTGCGCGACATCCGTCTCGTGCCTGTAGGGTGGTAG
- a CDS encoding MFS transporter: MVGRRRQLVTLAVLTGIFLAATEATIVATAMPTIVGRLGGVDLYAWVFTAYFLTSSTTVPVFGKLADLSGRRRTYLLGVGLFVVGSLLCGLSGSMEQLIAARVLQGVGAGAIQPLAFTIVGDLYALEERARIQGLFSAVWGLASVIAPVLGALIVEQLAWQWIFLLNVPVGLVSAALVGFSLVEPPLARNGAPIDWAGAGTLIATVTVFQFALIELRNRGPLSPTTLGLTALFLALLAAFVAIERRAAAPVLPFALFQHPIIRASTLGALALGAVVFSAPTFIPVLVQGARGGTVIDAGIALIPLSIGWTIGAVIAGRIILTLGYRWAATVGTIVVTGSALGVASWPLAAPWLLLTLLTLLGIGAGFGFTAFTVSVQNAVDWSRRGVATSTVQFARMLGGTVGVAMLGALFSAALATRLDGVDAAIANQLLDARQRAALPPDLVAASAAAIGAALGPVLWLTGAFAAVAVAPALLMPRGSARRHVVPNLRQEEPAVPERAAIP, translated from the coding sequence ATGGTCGGCCGCCGGCGCCAGCTGGTCACGCTCGCGGTCCTGACCGGCATCTTCCTCGCTGCCACGGAGGCGACGATCGTCGCGACAGCCATGCCGACGATTGTCGGCCGACTTGGCGGGGTGGACCTGTACGCCTGGGTGTTCACCGCCTACTTCCTCACCTCATCGACCACCGTTCCTGTCTTCGGCAAGCTCGCCGACCTCTCCGGCCGCCGCCGGACGTATCTCCTCGGGGTCGGGCTGTTTGTCGTGGGATCGCTCCTCTGCGGGCTGTCCGGCTCGATGGAGCAGCTGATCGCAGCGCGAGTGCTCCAAGGGGTCGGCGCCGGAGCGATCCAGCCGCTCGCTTTCACCATCGTCGGCGACCTCTACGCCCTCGAGGAGCGCGCCCGCATTCAGGGGCTGTTCAGCGCCGTGTGGGGGCTCGCGAGCGTCATCGCGCCGGTGCTGGGCGCGCTGATCGTTGAACAGCTTGCTTGGCAATGGATCTTCCTCCTCAATGTCCCGGTCGGCCTCGTTTCGGCAGCGCTTGTCGGCTTCTCTCTCGTCGAGCCGCCACTCGCGCGGAACGGCGCCCCCATCGATTGGGCAGGCGCGGGGACCCTCATCGCGACGGTGACGGTCTTCCAATTTGCGCTCATCGAACTGCGCAACCGCGGCCCGCTCTCGCCGACGACCCTCGGCCTGACGGCGCTGTTCCTCGCGCTGCTGGCAGCGTTTGTCGCCATCGAACGCCGCGCTGCCGCGCCGGTCCTGCCCTTTGCGCTCTTCCAGCATCCGATCATCCGCGCCTCGACACTCGGCGCCCTCGCGCTCGGCGCCGTAGTGTTCAGCGCGCCGACCTTCATTCCCGTGCTTGTGCAGGGAGCGCGGGGCGGCACGGTCATCGACGCGGGCATCGCTCTCATTCCTCTGTCGATCGGCTGGACCATCGGCGCGGTGATCGCCGGGCGGATCATCCTGACCCTCGGCTACCGATGGGCGGCAACAGTTGGCACGATCGTCGTCACGGGCAGCGCGCTGGGGGTCGCTTCCTGGCCTCTGGCGGCGCCGTGGCTGCTGCTGACATTGCTCACGCTGCTCGGCATCGGCGCCGGGTTCGGCTTCACTGCCTTCACGGTCTCGGTGCAGAACGCCGTCGATTGGTCGCGCCGCGGCGTTGCCACATCGACGGTCCAGTTCGCGCGCATGCTCGGCGGAACGGTCGGCGTGGCGATGCTGGGCGCGCTGTTCAGCGCCGCGCTGGCAACGCGCCTCGACGGGGTCGACGCCGCCATCGCAAACCAACTGCTCGATGCCCGCCAGCGCGCTGCCCTCCCGCCGGACCTGGTCGCCGCGTCGGCAGCAGCCATTGGCGCGGCGCTCGGGCCCGTGCTCTGGCTGACCGGAGCGTTCGCGGCAGTCGCCGTCGCGCCCGCGCTTCTGATGCCGCGCGGCAGCGCGCGCCGCCATGTCGTGCCCAATCTCCGGCAAGAAGAGCCGGCAGTCCCGGAGCGTGCCGCGATCCCCTAA
- a CDS encoding PDZ domain-containing protein: MPRSRRRSLKLLIPSALLFVLLCLVAPLLVGLGLRAQRGNEAPLGELGGGQAWVGIRMRPVTPEAAAVLGLPTTNGALIDRIYPTSPAEQSGLQQFDVIIQINGQPVATVDAVSGVFSGMRPGTPVSITVLRPDPSGRSAAQRREIALVTGTRPRIGEVRGWTDYRSANVPYQFRYPNTWFIDDVGAPAEPILIAPPTPYNDVVQFQVSANVPALDQWYRQVLESAREGAAEVRVENERSVTLANLPGRRASLTIIGSANLEQKVEFVLIRDSATSRGYFIFLSAHPVSYPDLLRNFEDILASFSIRG, encoded by the coding sequence ATGCCCCGGTCCCGGCGTCGCTCGCTGAAGCTGCTGATCCCGTCGGCGCTGCTGTTTGTCCTGCTCTGTCTCGTCGCTCCGCTGCTGGTCGGCCTCGGCCTGCGGGCGCAGCGCGGCAATGAAGCGCCGCTCGGCGAGCTTGGCGGCGGGCAAGCGTGGGTCGGCATCCGCATGCGCCCTGTCACGCCGGAGGCCGCAGCGGTGCTCGGCCTGCCCACTACCAATGGCGCCCTCATCGACCGCATCTATCCGACGAGCCCGGCCGAGCAGAGCGGACTGCAGCAGTTCGATGTCATTATCCAAATCAATGGCCAGCCCGTGGCGACGGTCGATGCCGTGAGCGGCGTGTTCAGCGGAATGCGTCCGGGCACGCCGGTTTCGATCACCGTCCTTCGCCCTGACCCGAGCGGCCGAAGCGCAGCGCAGCGGCGGGAGATCGCCTTGGTGACGGGCACGCGGCCGCGCATCGGCGAAGTGCGCGGCTGGACCGACTACCGCAGCGCGAATGTTCCCTATCAGTTTCGCTATCCGAACACGTGGTTCATCGATGATGTGGGGGCGCCTGCCGAGCCGATCCTGATCGCGCCTCCGACGCCCTATAACGACGTCGTCCAGTTCCAAGTCTCGGCGAACGTGCCGGCGCTCGACCAATGGTACCGGCAGGTGCTGGAGAGCGCGCGCGAAGGGGCGGCCGAGGTGCGGGTCGAGAATGAGCGTTCGGTGACCTTGGCGAACCTCCCGGGGCGCCGCGCCAGCCTGACCATCATCGGCAGCGCTAATCTCGAGCAGAAAGTCGAATTTGTCCTCATTCGCGACAGCGCGACCAGCCGAGGCTACTTCATCTTTCTGTCAGCTCATCCTGTCTCCTATCCTGACTTGCTTCGCAACTTCGAGGATATCTTGGCAAGCTTTAGCATTCGCGGTTAG